A window of Streptomyces sp. N50 contains these coding sequences:
- a CDS encoding bifunctional serine/threonine-protein kinase/ABC transporter substrate-binding protein, which translates to MRALRAEDPEELGGHRLLARLGAGGMGVVYLARTADGSLLALKVIRAEYAADPAFRARFRREVMLATGLTGRWVVAVTAADTEAREPWLATAFVPGPSLAEAVDGLGPLPADTVVTLGAQLAEAVGELHAVGLVHRDVKPGNILLVPDGPRLIDFGIAKGAGTTALTAPDAVVGTPGYLSPEQTRSRGGEVGPASDLFSLGCVLAYAATGRRPFGTGEAPAVLYRTVHEPHDTTGLAQLPPPLRTVIDACLAKDPALRPTAAEVRSALTDNGPSAAPGWLPPAVLRLVAERSARALDPPPRTAGPPESPNAPTAQGFSRRRMLTIGGSAAAVLAASGTGAVVLLARGHPTTSGSHHDIPTHTLALHADLTGTQKTLGKAQMQGAQLAVAAHNARKNVTYRLALVPYDDGGDAARARTTAHRVLARPSVIAVIGPSTTAGAHAAAPLYAAASMPVVLVSAADDAAGLSATTLRTLCVTRASDSSRTLPILSYLTRTRPSHRTAVIQDDAAGETAVDVSRNLVETPPSGGTVTIHQVAATTTDFGPAVSRALATHPQAVVYGGTSPRRAAACARALATARFTGAVTGFEPVMRAGFLTAAGQAAEGWVFQAPYTEAQSATAPAAKAFTAAYRARYGEPPGRWSAEAYDAVGLIARALDALGTTTAIQPAQVAERLFHTAYDGVAKPIRFVQGTTHALDPENTGFLYQLRDGAFRFLGRYDQVRAVQP; encoded by the coding sequence ATGCGGGCATTGCGGGCCGAGGATCCGGAGGAGCTGGGCGGGCACCGCTTGCTCGCCCGGCTCGGCGCGGGCGGCATGGGGGTGGTCTACCTCGCCCGTACCGCCGACGGTTCGCTGCTCGCCCTGAAGGTGATCCGCGCCGAGTACGCGGCCGACCCCGCGTTCCGCGCCCGCTTCCGGCGCGAGGTGATGCTGGCCACCGGGCTCACCGGCCGCTGGGTGGTCGCGGTGACGGCGGCGGACACCGAGGCGCGTGAACCGTGGCTGGCCACGGCGTTCGTCCCCGGCCCTTCGCTTGCGGAGGCGGTGGACGGACTCGGGCCGCTTCCGGCGGACACGGTCGTCACGCTCGGGGCGCAACTGGCCGAGGCAGTGGGCGAGTTGCACGCGGTGGGCCTGGTGCACCGGGACGTCAAACCCGGCAACATCCTCCTCGTCCCCGACGGCCCCCGGCTCATCGACTTCGGCATCGCCAAGGGAGCCGGCACGACCGCGCTCACCGCTCCCGACGCGGTCGTCGGCACCCCCGGCTACCTCTCCCCCGAGCAGACCCGGAGCCGCGGCGGCGAGGTCGGTCCGGCCAGCGACCTGTTCTCGCTGGGCTGCGTGCTGGCGTACGCGGCGACCGGCCGCCGCCCGTTCGGCACCGGCGAGGCACCCGCGGTCCTGTACCGCACGGTGCACGAACCCCACGACACCACCGGCCTGGCTCAACTCCCGCCGCCCCTGAGGACGGTGATCGACGCCTGCCTCGCCAAAGACCCCGCGCTGCGGCCGACAGCCGCGGAGGTCCGCTCCGCGCTGACGGACAACGGCCCGTCCGCAGCGCCCGGTTGGCTGCCGCCCGCCGTCCTGCGCCTGGTCGCCGAACGCTCGGCCCGCGCCCTCGACCCGCCACCTCGCACCGCAGGGCCGCCCGAATCACCGAACGCCCCTACAGCACAGGGGTTTTCGCGCCGCCGCATGCTCACGATCGGCGGCTCGGCAGCCGCCGTACTCGCCGCGTCCGGCACCGGCGCGGTCGTGCTGCTGGCGCGGGGACACCCCACCACGAGCGGATCACACCACGACATCCCCACCCACACCCTCGCCCTGCACGCCGATCTGACGGGAACTCAGAAAACCCTGGGCAAAGCGCAGATGCAGGGGGCACAACTCGCGGTCGCCGCCCACAACGCCCGCAAGAACGTCACCTACCGCCTCGCGCTTGTCCCGTACGACGACGGCGGCGACGCGGCCCGAGCACGGACGACGGCCCACCGCGTGCTCGCCCGGCCATCCGTCATCGCGGTCATCGGCCCCAGCACCACAGCCGGTGCCCACGCCGCCGCCCCGCTCTACGCGGCCGCGTCCATGCCGGTGGTCCTGGTGTCGGCCGCCGACGACGCGGCCGGGCTGTCGGCCACGACACTGCGCACCCTGTGCGTGACGAGGGCGTCGGACAGCTCACGGACCCTGCCGATCCTCTCCTACCTGACCAGGACCCGCCCCAGCCACCGCACGGCGGTCATCCAGGACGACGCGGCGGGCGAGACGGCCGTCGACGTCAGCAGGAACCTGGTCGAGACACCGCCGAGCGGCGGCACCGTCACCATCCACCAAGTGGCCGCCACTACAACCGACTTCGGCCCGGCCGTCTCCCGCGCGCTGGCCACACATCCGCAGGCGGTGGTCTACGGCGGCACGTCACCGCGCCGCGCGGCGGCCTGCGCCCGGGCCCTGGCCACGGCCCGGTTCACGGGGGCGGTGACCGGCTTCGAGCCGGTCATGCGCGCCGGCTTCCTCACGGCGGCGGGGCAGGCGGCCGAGGGGTGGGTCTTCCAAGCGCCGTACACCGAAGCACAGTCGGCCACGGCACCGGCCGCGAAGGCGTTCACCGCGGCCTATCGGGCGCGGTACGGCGAACCACCCGGCCGATGGTCCGCCGAGGCGTACGACGCCGTCGGTCTCATCGCCCGAGCCCTGGACGCGCTCGGGACCACCACCGCGATCCAACCCGCGCAGGTCGCGGAGCGCCTCTTCCACACCGCGTACGACGGGGTGGCCAAGCCGATCCGCTTCGTCCAAGGCACGACTCACGCGCTGGACCCGGAGAACACCGGGTTCCTGTACCAGCTCAGGGACGGCGCGTTCCGTTTCCTGGGTCGCTACGACCAGGTGCGCGCGGTTCAGCCGTAG
- a CDS encoding MerR family transcriptional regulator, translated as MPGVNERELYSIGDVARRTGLSVSAIRFYADEGVVTPTGLTEGGFRRYDVHAVARLELVRTLRDLGAGLDDIRRVLTAETSLHDLAVTHLLLVEDQLRQFRARRAVLRTITRQHTTAEQVSLMHKLVSMSDDDRDQLVAQFWDFVSDGLDVHPSYVERLHRLRPHLPEDPSTEQLESWIELAEFVRDEEPRAALRDFFHRTFGTGQGKLMASPEMTARVERHRKLLLEARAAQQAGVAADSPQARDLAERVAADSAELAAAMRGGHDIDVDKARRTMAGFDRGGAAARRPAKASGLKLLTRYHSLVATINGTPGPDPVSDRDRAVAVREWMGAALRQSP; from the coding sequence GTGCCGGGTGTGAACGAACGTGAGCTCTACTCCATCGGGGACGTCGCCCGCCGCACGGGCCTGAGCGTGAGCGCGATCAGGTTCTACGCCGACGAGGGCGTCGTCACGCCCACCGGTCTCACCGAGGGCGGCTTCCGGCGGTACGACGTGCACGCCGTCGCCCGGCTCGAACTCGTGCGCACCCTGCGCGACTTGGGCGCCGGCCTGGACGACATCCGCCGCGTGCTGACCGCGGAGACCAGCCTGCACGACCTCGCCGTCACGCATCTGCTGTTGGTCGAGGACCAGTTGAGGCAGTTCCGGGCGCGTCGCGCCGTACTCCGGACCATCACGCGGCAGCACACCACGGCGGAACAGGTGAGCCTGATGCACAAGCTCGTGTCGATGTCCGACGACGACCGTGACCAACTCGTCGCCCAGTTCTGGGACTTCGTGAGCGACGGTCTCGACGTGCATCCCAGTTACGTGGAGCGGCTGCACAGGCTGCGCCCGCACCTGCCGGAGGACCCGTCCACCGAGCAGCTGGAGTCCTGGATCGAACTCGCGGAGTTCGTGCGGGACGAGGAGCCCCGCGCGGCGCTGCGGGACTTCTTCCACCGCACCTTCGGCACCGGGCAGGGCAAGTTGATGGCCTCACCGGAGATGACGGCCCGTGTCGAGAGACACCGGAAGCTCCTCTTGGAGGCGCGGGCCGCCCAACAGGCCGGTGTGGCGGCGGACTCGCCCCAGGCCCGGGACCTCGCCGAGCGCGTGGCCGCCGACTCGGCCGAGTTGGCCGCCGCGATGAGAGGGGGCCACGACATCGACGTCGACAAGGCGCGGCGCACCATGGCGGGGTTCGACCGGGGCGGAGCGGCTGCGCGGCGACCGGCCAAGGCGAGCGGCCTCAAGCTGCTGACCAGGTACCACTCCCTCGTGGCGACGATCAACGGCACGCCCGGGCCGGACCCGGTCTCGGACCGGGACCGGGCGGTGGCCGTCCGGGAGTGGATGGGTGCCGCCCTGCGCCAGTCGCCTTGA
- a CDS encoding ABC transporter substrate-binding protein encodes MRKLFAAALCLTATATAGCGATVEPTPQNAMSSAVTLTNCGQKVTYKTVPKRVVTNDVGITELMFALGLENRMAGFAMPDDKGDLTDVPWKDGYQKVKWLSKDQLTKENVLDARADLVFAGWNYGFRDDSGFTPDALKKLGIPTYVLTESCRNGRTDTSRGIMPPLSALYTDLTNLGKLFGVEQRAATLIADFKKQIAAVHTKAPAKSPKVFLYDSGQDSPFTSGRYAAPDQIISEAGGTNVMHDVNDSWTTVGWETVVQRDPDVIVICDYGDVSAEQKKKFLLSYAPLRNVSAVKHHRVFVLDYVDLVESPRNPSAIARLGAYLRTVATAKETD; translated from the coding sequence ATGCGCAAGCTGTTCGCCGCCGCCCTCTGCCTCACCGCGACCGCCACCGCCGGGTGCGGCGCCACGGTCGAGCCCACGCCGCAGAACGCCATGTCCTCCGCCGTCACCCTCACCAACTGCGGCCAGAAGGTGACGTACAAGACCGTCCCCAAGCGGGTCGTCACCAACGACGTCGGCATCACCGAGCTGATGTTCGCCCTCGGCCTGGAGAACCGCATGGCCGGGTTCGCCATGCCCGACGACAAGGGCGACCTGACCGACGTCCCCTGGAAGGACGGCTACCAGAAGGTGAAGTGGCTGTCCAAGGACCAACTCACCAAGGAGAACGTCCTCGACGCCCGCGCCGACCTCGTCTTCGCCGGCTGGAACTACGGCTTCCGCGACGACAGCGGCTTCACCCCCGACGCCCTCAAGAAGCTCGGCATCCCCACGTACGTCCTCACCGAATCCTGCCGCAACGGCCGCACCGACACCTCGCGCGGCATCATGCCGCCCCTGAGCGCCCTCTACACGGACCTCACCAACCTCGGAAAGCTCTTCGGCGTCGAGCAGCGCGCGGCCACCCTGATCGCCGACTTCAAGAAGCAGATCGCCGCCGTGCACACCAAGGCCCCGGCGAAGAGCCCCAAGGTCTTCCTCTACGACAGCGGCCAGGACTCCCCGTTCACCTCCGGCCGCTACGCCGCCCCCGACCAGATCATCAGCGAGGCCGGCGGCACCAACGTCATGCACGATGTCAACGACTCCTGGACCACGGTCGGTTGGGAGACCGTCGTCCAGCGCGACCCCGACGTCATCGTCATCTGCGACTACGGCGACGTGAGCGCCGAACAGAAGAAGAAGTTCCTCCTCTCCTACGCCCCGCTCCGCAACGTCTCCGCCGTCAAGCACCACCGCGTCTTCGTCCTCGACTACGTCGACCTCGTCGAAAGCCCCCGCAACCCGTCGGCCATCGCCCGCCTCGGCGCGTATCTGCGGACGGTGGCGACGGCGAAGGAGACCGACTAG